Within the Saccharopolyspora gloriosae genome, the region AGGAGACCAACCAGCTCAACCTGATCATCAAGGGTGACAACTCCGGTACCGTCGAGGCGCTGGAGGAGTCGCTCAGCAAGATCGATGTGGGCGAAGAGGTCGAGCTCCGGGTGATCCACCGCGGCGTCGGTGGCATCAACGAGTCCGACATCAACCTGGCCACCGCGGAGAACACCATCGTCCTGGGCTTCAACGTCCGGGCCGAGGGCAAGGCGGCCGAGGTCGCCAACCGCGAAGGCGTGGAGATCCGGTACTACTCGGTGATCTACCGGGCGATCGAAGAGATCGAGCAGGCGCTCAAGGGCATGCTCAAGCCCGAGTACGAAGAGGTCGAGCTCGGCCGGGCGCAGGTCCGCGAGGTCTTCAAGTCCTCGAAGGTCGGCACGATCGCCGGTTGCATGGTCACCGACGGCATCATGCGCCGCAACGCCAAGGCCCGGTTGCTGCGCGACAGCGTGGTGGTCGCCGAGAACCTCAGCCTCAACTCGCTGAAGCGGTTCAAGGACGACGCGACCGAGGTCCGCGACGGTTTCGAATGTGGTCTGACGCTCGGGTCGTACTCCGACCTGAAGGTCGACGACATCATCGAGACCTACGAGATGCGGGAGAAGCCGCGTAGCTGATCCGCTACCGCCGGGGGTCGTCCACATGGGCGGCCCCCGGCGGTCGTGCGGGTCGGGCGACTCGGGGGATGACGCTGATGTACGTCGGTGCGCTGGAACTGGACGTGCTGCTCGGCGATGTTCATTCGCTGAAGCAGAAACGTGCCGTGGTGCGGCCGGTGGTGGCCGAACTGCGGAAGCGCTTCGAAGTGGCCGCGGCGGAAGCAGGAGATCAAGACCTGCACCGCCGGGCGCTGATCGGAGTGAGTGTGGTCTCCGGCGATGCCTCGCACGTGCGCGAGGTGCTGGAGGCGTGTGAGCGCGCGGTCGCCGCGCGCCCCGAATTGGAACTCTTGTCGGCTCGGCAGCGCATGCTGGGGCCGGAAGACTGACGGCGGTCGACGGGTTGCACCGGTGGTGCGCGGTAGCGCCGCGCCGGTGCTCCGGTCGTGGCAGGGGCCGGTCGGGCAGAGGGCCACAGCCGGGAGCCGTGCCGTGGCGGCTCGGTTCACCGGAGACACGGACCCATGTTCACGCCCGGGTCCCCGGGCGCAGGATCGACGGAGGAGGTGCGCCGTGGCCGATACGGCGCGCGCCCGCAGGCTCGCGAAGCGCATCGCGCAAATCGTGGCCTCGGGGCTGGAGTACGAGGTCAAGGACCCGCGGCTGGCGATGGTGACGATCACCGACGCGCGAGTCACCCCGGATCTGCGGGACGCCACGGTCTACTACACCGTGTTCGGCGACGACAGCGACTACGCGTCGACGGCCGCCGCCCTGTCCAGCGCGACCGGTGTGCTGCGCACCCGGGTGGGCGCGCAGACCGGGGTGCGGTTCACGCCGACGCTGACGTTCGTCGCGGACACCGTTCCCGACGATGCGCGGCGGATGGAGGAGCTCGTCGCGCGGGCCAAGGAGGCCGACGCGGAGGTGGCTCGGCTCGCTTCGGGAGCGGAGCACGCCGGGGAGGCGGACCCTTACCGTGCGGAACCGGACGACACCCATGATGACGACGAGGAAACTCCTGGTGACGAGCCTGTGACCGGCGAGGATGCCGATCTGCGGCGTCGGCCACACAGTGGTTGAACCGACCGTTCGAATGCGGTGCGTTATGGGCGGCGTCGTGGTTCCGCGGCGCGTTCGGCGTGGAGGTGAACCCTGTGAACGGGCAATCCGGGGCCGCTCGGCCCGGTGAGGGAGCAGGCACCGAGCCGCTCGCGGCGGAGGTGGCGGCGGCCGCGAAGTTGCTCTCCGGGGCCTCCGACGTCACGCTGCTCGCCCACGTCAACCCGGACGCCGACGCGCTGGGCAGCGCGTTGGCGCTGGGCCGGGCGCTGAGCAGCAGGGGAGCTCGGGTGCGGGTGTCGTTCGGGCATCCGGACACCGTTCCCCGGTCGCTGCGGGTGCTCGACACCGAGGACCTGATCGTGCCCGTGGCCGAGGTGCCCGCGGCGCCGCCGCTGTTGGTGGTGTGCGACGCGGGCAGCCTGCAGCGGCTGGGCGCCTTGTCGGGCCGGGTGCAGGCCACCGTCGACGCCGGTGGTTCGGTGCTGAACATCGATCATCACGTGGCGAATCCCCGCTTCGGCACCCATCACGTGATCGACGAGACGGCCGAAGCGACGGTGCTGCTGGTGCTGCGGCTGCTCGACGAGCTCGGCGCCCCGCTGGACCTGCCGATCGCCCGTTGCCTGTACGCGGGGCTCGTCACCGACAGCGGCAGGTTCCGCCGGGCCAAGGCGTCGACGCATCTGGTGGCGGCGCGGCTGCTGGAGGCGGGTGTCGAGCCGGACGAGTTGACCCGGTCGCTGATGGACACCCATCCGTTCGCGTGGTTGCCGATGCTGTCCGGTGTGTTGCGGGAGGCCGCGCTGGAGCCGGCGGCCGCGCAGGGGCTCGGGCTGGTGCACGCCGTGGTGCGGCTGGCGCAGGCCGAACCGGTGCGCAGCGAGGAACTCGACAGCGTGATCGACATAGTGCGGACCACGGCGGAGGCCGAGGTGGCGGTGGTGCTCAAGGAGATCGCCGCGGACCGCTGGTCGGTGTCGTTGCGCGCCGACCGGCGCGTCGACGTGGGCACGGCCGCGAACATGTGCGGTGGCGGCGGGCATCGGCTGGCTGCCGGGTTCACCGCGGACGGTTCCGCGGAGGACGTGCTCGATTCGGTGCGCGCGGCTCTGGAGAAGGCCCCGCTGCTCGACTGAGCTCCCGAAGCCCGACGCGGGTGCCTCAGGTTTTGCGGCGGGCTCGGAACGCGGCGACGTGGACCCGGTTCGCGCAACGCGGTGAGCAGAAGCGCTTCGCCTGATTCGTCGAGGTGTCCAGGAAGTACGTGGCGCAGTCCGCGGCTTGGCAG harbors:
- a CDS encoding DUF503 domain-containing protein, whose amino-acid sequence is MYVGALELDVLLGDVHSLKQKRAVVRPVVAELRKRFEVAAAEAGDQDLHRRALIGVSVVSGDASHVREVLEACERAVAARPELELLSARQRMLGPED
- the rbfA gene encoding 30S ribosome-binding factor RbfA, with the translated sequence MADTARARRLAKRIAQIVASGLEYEVKDPRLAMVTITDARVTPDLRDATVYYTVFGDDSDYASTAAALSSATGVLRTRVGAQTGVRFTPTLTFVADTVPDDARRMEELVARAKEADAEVARLASGAEHAGEADPYRAEPDDTHDDDEETPGDEPVTGEDADLRRRPHSG
- a CDS encoding bifunctional oligoribonuclease/PAP phosphatase NrnA, producing MAAAAKLLSGASDVTLLAHVNPDADALGSALALGRALSSRGARVRVSFGHPDTVPRSLRVLDTEDLIVPVAEVPAAPPLLVVCDAGSLQRLGALSGRVQATVDAGGSVLNIDHHVANPRFGTHHVIDETAEATVLLVLRLLDELGAPLDLPIARCLYAGLVTDSGRFRRAKASTHLVAARLLEAGVEPDELTRSLMDTHPFAWLPMLSGVLREAALEPAAAQGLGLVHAVVRLAQAEPVRSEELDSVIDIVRTTAEAEVAVVLKEIAADRWSVSLRADRRVDVGTAANMCGGGGHRLAAGFTADGSAEDVLDSVRAALEKAPLLD